One Phragmites australis chromosome 23, lpPhrAust1.1, whole genome shotgun sequence DNA window includes the following coding sequences:
- the LOC133906489 gene encoding vegetative cell wall protein gp1-like, giving the protein MARLLLLLLLAAAASTTLSQSPAAAPSVSRSGSAHSPTSSPAAAAAPGPSSSSPTSKNHISTSPAASPSHSSTKLTAPAASPATHSPSPPTPPPASPPPTPAPVSSSQPPALPPPATAPAPVSAPPTASSPPVPAPTLPPTALAPAPASSPPALALAPAPVLAAPVPVPAASTAAPAPAPSKKPKKKHLAPVESPLASPATGVLAPGPGPSTADMMSGAARRYATAGGAVLLVTLMLSLTAGPVLD; this is encoded by the exons ATGGCtcgcctcctcctgctcctgctcctcgccgccgccgcctccaccaccttgTCCCAGTCGCCGGCGGCCGCGCCCTCCGTCTCCCGATCCGGCTCCGCACACTCCCCCACTTCCTCGCCAGCAGCCGCCGCGGCCCCaggcccctcctcctcctcccccacgTCCAAGAACCACATCTCCACCTCCCCCGCGGCGTCCCCCTCCCACTCCAGCACCAAGCTCACCGCCCCGgccgcctcccccgccaccCACTCCCCTTCCCCGCCGACACCTCCGCCCGCATCGCCTCCCCCCACGCCAGCCCCTGTCAGCTCCTCCCAACCGCCAGCATTGCCGCCCCCGGCCACCGCGCCGGCGCCCGTCAGCGCTCCTCCCACCGCATCGTCCCCTCCGGTCCCCGCGCCGACGCTTCCTCCCACGGCGCTCGCCCCCGCGCCGGCATCGTCCCCTCCAGCCCTCGCCCTGGCCCCGGCGCCCGTCCTTGCCGCCCCCGTCCCTGTCCCCGCCGCATCCACCGCCGCCCCGGCGCCCGCACCGAGCAAGAAGCCGAAGAAGAAGCACCTGGCCCCCGTCGAGTCCCCGCTCGCGTCCCCGGCCACCGGCGTCCTCgcccccggccccggcccctcCACCGCCGACATGATG AGCGGCGCGGCGCGACGGTACGCGACGGCCGGAGGTGCGGTGCTGCTGGTGACGCTGATGCTGTCGCTGACGGCGGGCCCGGTCCTGGactga